The following nucleotide sequence is from Allocatelliglobosispora scoriae.
GCGGTCGAGGCTCGGCCTGTGATCCTGCGGGTCGTTCTGGACGCCTCGGCCGTCTCCGCCTATACCGAATCAACCGGCCTCGTCGGCGAACTGCTGGCCGAGCTGGCGGACGAGACCGCCCGGCTCGCCGACTCCTCGCTGGTCGTGGGCTTCGGTGTGCCCGACATCTCGCTGGCGACCGCCGCCGCCCAGGCCGCCGATGCCGACATGATCGGCGTGCTGATGCGGCATCCGCTCTTCGCCACCGAGACCGAGGCGATCGACACCTCGGACTGGGTCAGCGTCGCCGGGCAGCTCGGTAACGCCGAGACCGCCGCGGTGGTGCTGCTCGCGATGACGGCCGACGCCTACGTGGTGACGCGTGACGTGCAGCGCTACGCCGTCGCACTGCTCGACGGCCTCAATATCATCACCCTGACCGACTGATCTCATGGTTATGCCCCCGCACGAGAGGTGTGCGGGGGCGGGACGAGCCGGGATCAGGCGGCGAGCAGGGTGTCGAGCTTGGTGAAGGAGCTGTTCCAGCCCTCGCGGCTCATCTCCAGGAACTCCGGGGTGAACGGGCCCTGGCGCACCACGAGCCGGGTCTTGCCGCCTTCGTCGTGGAACTCCAGCCGCATGTGGATCTCGCCGCCGACGAACTCCTCCTTGCCGACGAGCAGCTCGTTCTCGATCACCTCGGTGAAGGTCGCGTTGACCGGTGAGACCATGGTCGGGTCGGTCTCGCTGACCATGGTGAACCGCTGGTGGCCGCCGACGCGGGCGTCGATCGAGACGGTGTCGCGGGGCACCGAGAAGCCGGCCGGGCCGAACCAGGCGGCGAGCTGGTCGGGATC
It contains:
- a CDS encoding SRPBCC family protein: MNTSDTELVMSRVFDAPRELVYRAFTDPDQLAAWFGPAGFSVPRDTVSIDARVGGHQRFTMVSETDPTMVSPVNATFTEVIENELLVGKEEFVGGEIHMRLEFHDEGGKTRLVVRQGPFTPEFLEMSREGWNSSFTKLDTLLAA